Proteins from one Paenibacillus amylolyticus genomic window:
- a CDS encoding nucleoside triphosphate pyrophosphohydrolase: protein MPTYNKLVRDKIPHIITSSGKECRTRILDPEEYKQELRTKLQEESEEYMSAESDQEALEELADMLEVIRALAEVHGAKAAQLDKLRADKAEARGGFQERVYLIDVNEA, encoded by the coding sequence ATGCCTACATACAACAAATTGGTGCGGGACAAGATTCCGCATATTATCACATCCAGTGGTAAGGAATGCCGTACACGAATTCTGGACCCTGAGGAGTATAAGCAAGAACTAAGAACAAAGCTGCAAGAAGAATCGGAAGAATACATGAGTGCTGAAAGTGATCAGGAAGCGCTGGAGGAACTGGCGGACATGCTCGAAGTGATCCGGGCGCTTGCGGAGGTGCATGGAGCGAAAGCGGCACAGCTGGATAAGCTGCGGGCGGACAAGGCTGAGGCACGTGGTGGATTCCAGGAGAGAGTGTATCTGATCGATGTCAACGAAGCTTAA
- a CDS encoding WXG100 family type VII secretion target, whose protein sequence is MSTIKVTPEQLLHVSRQIQQRWQQLEGIRNDLTARIGFIQSQWAGATQERFFYDFQHSRSVLDRALESMVKSSQDLFAIAERFDQADQEQVSLGAIAGQIAAHTMINHNTGNPEEQRRMVYNPLFGVNMPASEAEDGMPGQKEFVKYWEQGGTYEEMRAGPKQPESGGVDIYDEQISAFKEGHHPVTGESIPAWQAAVSIGGLQTAKLVLAFTGMYNRGYKVPKEGLGFPKGMIGGRITVSNEKIYHASLGDFNSKNRLINGGHGQDNINYLLKNKIPFNITKEYENGVRVGNIPNHKNKAKRSGEGQAWFPKEWSSEDIKKSGEHVANLPENRVKGDGEWMFGNYNNVRVGVIKNDGQIGTITPDNSRQP, encoded by the coding sequence ATGAGTACAATTAAAGTAACACCAGAGCAGCTGCTGCATGTATCCAGACAGATCCAGCAGCGTTGGCAGCAGTTGGAGGGTATACGTAATGACCTGACCGCACGGATCGGATTCATCCAGTCTCAGTGGGCGGGAGCAACGCAGGAACGGTTTTTCTATGATTTTCAGCATTCACGTTCAGTACTTGATCGAGCACTGGAAAGTATGGTTAAGTCATCCCAAGATCTGTTCGCGATTGCCGAGAGATTCGACCAAGCAGATCAGGAACAGGTGAGCTTGGGAGCCATTGCTGGACAGATTGCTGCCCATACAATGATCAACCATAATACAGGTAACCCAGAAGAGCAACGACGAATGGTATATAATCCTTTGTTTGGAGTTAACATGCCTGCCAGTGAAGCAGAGGATGGGATGCCAGGGCAAAAGGAGTTTGTTAAGTATTGGGAACAGGGTGGCACCTATGAAGAAATGAGAGCTGGACCGAAGCAACCGGAGTCTGGCGGTGTGGATATATATGATGAACAGATTAGTGCATTTAAGGAAGGTCATCATCCCGTAACTGGAGAATCCATACCAGCATGGCAAGCAGCAGTTTCTATAGGAGGTTTACAGACTGCCAAGCTAGTGTTGGCTTTTACTGGAATGTATAATAGGGGTTATAAGGTTCCGAAAGAAGGATTAGGATTCCCAAAAGGTATGATTGGTGGAAGAATTACAGTAAGTAATGAAAAAATTTACCATGCTTCACTTGGAGATTTCAATTCTAAAAATAGATTGATCAATGGTGGTCACGGTCAAGATAATATTAATTACCTACTTAAAAATAAGATCCCATTTAACATAACTAAAGAATATGAAAACGGTGTACGGGTTGGTAATATACCTAATCACAAAAATAAAGCAAAGCGAAGTGGAGAGGGCCAAGCATGGTTCCCTAAGGAGTGGTCATCGGAAGATATCAAAAAGTCAGGTGAGCATGTAGCAAATCTGCCTGAGAATAGAGTTAAGGGTGACGGTGAATGGATGTTCGGGAACTATAATAACGTTAGAGTAGGCGTAATCAAGAACGATGGACAGATCGGAACGATTACTCCAGATAATTCAAGACAACCGTGA
- a CDS encoding helix-turn-helix transcriptional regulator, which yields MNEDREVLKLVGARIRALRKERGYSQESLGEKGGFHFSYIGQIERGEKNVSLVNLAKIAESLDVNLIQLFAYIEEEFEVTEDEKQIKEIVQLLRDSSPDNIRVAKNVIKGVLM from the coding sequence ATGAACGAGGACAGAGAAGTTTTGAAGCTGGTCGGAGCCAGAATTCGTGCACTACGCAAAGAAAGAGGGTATTCACAGGAATCCCTCGGAGAAAAAGGTGGATTTCATTTTTCATACATAGGACAGATCGAACGTGGAGAAAAGAATGTTTCTTTGGTGAACTTGGCAAAGATCGCTGAGTCACTTGATGTTAATTTGATTCAATTATTTGCTTATATAGAAGAAGAGTTTGAGGTAACTGAAGATGAGAAACAAATCAAAGAAATTGTACAACTGCTAAGAGATTCTTCTCCTGATAATATTCGTGTTGCAAAAAATGTTATTAAAGGAGTATTGATGTGA
- a CDS encoding DUF2075 domain-containing protein, with product MFLADDASKLQDFLKRHVGEGNGVNLLYLIENGKIRPSKKLIDHIDGLFQGNSNFVLLDEQKVAYEAIMSLAKQTDVKRTIIVQGGPGTGKSVISMNALGGLLKNKLNVKFIAPNASFRTVMVETLTQRQARNKTRTKMLFTGSSQFYKEPADMYDVLVVDEAHRLKGKGAYQYLGENQIEDIIKASKVNVFFIDDFQRIRPEDIGSIDEIKRLAALYNSEVHEYSLAAQFRCSGAEGFLNWVDDALQIRPTANFDGWDQDSFEFKLVDTPNEVYDLIKSKNDQGYKARMLAGFAWNWTADKEGNRNGEIPDVIIEEHRFAMPWNARSISSTWAIHESGIDQIGCVHTSQGLEFDYVGVIIGNDLKYDSDKKELYSDYDEYKDRMGKRGLKFKNEELTKLVKNIYKILMSRGMKGCYVYCRDQELMNYLCSRANSR from the coding sequence TTGTTTCTAGCTGATGATGCATCTAAACTTCAAGATTTTCTGAAAAGGCATGTAGGTGAAGGAAATGGAGTTAATTTACTTTATTTAATTGAGAACGGTAAGATTCGTCCTTCCAAGAAGCTAATCGATCATATCGATGGATTATTTCAAGGGAACTCTAATTTTGTTTTACTTGATGAGCAGAAGGTTGCATACGAGGCCATTATGAGCCTTGCCAAGCAAACAGATGTAAAACGCACAATCATTGTGCAAGGTGGACCTGGAACAGGTAAATCAGTGATATCTATGAATGCCCTTGGTGGATTACTTAAAAATAAGTTGAATGTTAAATTCATTGCCCCGAATGCTTCATTCCGAACGGTTATGGTAGAGACCTTGACTCAACGACAAGCTAGAAACAAAACTAGGACAAAGATGTTATTTACGGGATCAAGTCAGTTTTACAAAGAGCCAGCTGATATGTACGACGTACTTGTTGTGGATGAGGCACATCGCTTAAAAGGTAAAGGAGCATATCAATATCTTGGGGAGAATCAGATCGAGGATATCATAAAAGCATCTAAAGTGAATGTGTTTTTCATAGATGATTTTCAACGTATTCGTCCTGAAGATATAGGATCTATAGACGAGATTAAACGTTTAGCTGCCCTATATAATTCGGAAGTGCATGAATATTCACTAGCAGCACAGTTCCGTTGTTCTGGAGCAGAAGGATTTTTGAATTGGGTTGATGATGCTTTACAGATTCGTCCCACCGCTAATTTCGATGGTTGGGATCAAGATTCTTTTGAATTTAAATTAGTAGATACACCTAACGAAGTATACGATCTAATCAAAAGTAAAAACGATCAAGGTTATAAGGCTAGAATGTTGGCAGGCTTTGCTTGGAATTGGACAGCAGATAAAGAAGGCAATCGCAACGGAGAAATTCCGGATGTAATTATTGAAGAACATCGTTTTGCTATGCCTTGGAATGCTCGTTCAATATCAAGCACTTGGGCCATCCATGAGAGTGGTATAGACCAGATTGGATGTGTTCATACGTCTCAAGGTCTTGAGTTTGATTATGTAGGCGTAATTATAGGGAATGATCTAAAATATGATTCCGATAAAAAGGAACTTTATTCAGATTATGATGAGTACAAAGATAGAATGGGAAAACGAGGACTTAAATTTAAGAATGAGGAACTAACAAAACTTGTCAAAAATATTTATAAAATTTTGATGTCTCGGGGTATGAAAGGTTGTTATGTTTACTGTCGGGATCAAGAATTGATGAATTATTTATGCAGCAGAGCAAATTCAAGATGA